ACGAAGTCTCAATATGAAATTGAGCATCTATGGATCTTGCCTGAATTCATTGGTAAGGGCTTTGGCAGGGAATTGTTAAAAACATCTATTGAGATGTTTGTGGCGGATCAAAAGGATATTCTTGTTACAGCTGATCCTCATGCAGAGGCCTTCTATTATAAATTTGGTTTTCGAACGATAAAGTCTGTTGAGAGTACTCCACCGGGACGCTTTCTGCCTTTAATGATCAAGAAATTAAAATAGAAATCTGATTTGCTACTATACTTCTTGAGTCAACTTATTTCGTTGCTGATCATCAAAGATTTGGTTAAAAAAATCCTATCTTTAACTTAGGTGGATCCAATGTGCATTCACTTAAATTATTAATTGAATTAAATAAGGATAAAAATCAATAAAACAACAATATAGTTATGAAAAAATATTTTAAATTAGTTATGTGCCTGGCTCTGATTCCTTTACATTTACTGTCCGCTCAGGAAAATGAGGGGTCTCAGTTTTTGAGTCTGGATCGTATTCATTCCGGGGAGTTTAGTCAAAGTTATGAACGGACGATTCAATGGATCGAAAATGGAAATGCCTATGTTATTATTGAAAAATCCGAGCAGAATGCGGAGGCTGATAAACTGGTACGTTATGACAGTCAGACACAGGAACAAAGCGTTTTTGTGTCGGCTTCAAATTTGGTGACCGACGGTGGGCCTCTAAAAATTGAAAGTTTTAGTTTATCAGGAGATGGTTCAAAAGTTTTGATATTTACAAATTCCAGCAGAGTATGGCGTTCCAATACCAAAGGGGATTATTGGGTTTTTGATCGTGATTCAGGGGAACTTAAGCAATTGGGTGGATCTATGGAGCCTTCCTCATTAATGTTTGCAAAATTCTCTTCGAATAACAAAAATGTCTTTTATGTGCACAAATTCAATGTATATAAAGAAAATTTTCAAACTGGGGAGGTAGCACAACTAACTTCAGATGGTGATGGTGATATCATCAATGGAACTTTTGATTGGGTATATGAAGAGGAATTTGGTAAGCGAGATGGTTTTAGTGTCAGCAATGAGGATAGTTATCTTGCGTTCTGGCATCTTGATGCCTCTGATACAGGTGTGTTTTACATGATAAACAATACCGATTCTATCTATTCAAGGCCGATACCCGTTCAGTATCCGAAAGTGGGGCAGGAACCTTCTGCGGCAAAGATTGGAGTCATTGACCTCAAAAAGGGAGCAACGGTTTGGGTTCCTTTGGAAGGTGGAGAACAAGAGAATTATATTCCAGGAATGCAGTGGGTTAGTGACGATCTTTTGTTGATCCAGCAAATGAACCGGCATCAGAATACCCTTATTGTCTGGGCTTACATACCATCAACAAAGGCTTTGCGAAAAGTGTATACGGAAAAGGAAAAGACCTATATCGAGCTGTTATACCCGGATATTTCATCCAATAGCTGGGGAAGTAATGATCTTGAACTAACACCTGACAAGGATGCATTTTTAAGGATGACTGAAAACGACGGATGGAGGCATATTTATAAAGTAAATATCAATACGGGCGAGAAAGTACTTGTGACTCCATTTGATTATGATGTGGCCTCGATGCGCGTTCCTACAAAAAAAGAGGTATACTACATGGCTTCACCTGAAAATAGTATGCAACGTTATCTTTACCTTACCGATTTAAAGGGGAAAGGTAAGCAGAAAAGGCTGACACCGGAAAGTTTTCAAGGAGTCAACAATTACAATGTTTCACCCAACGGAAAGTATGCAATCCACACACATCAAAGTTCAAAAATCCCAAGAACGGTTCGGTTTATCAGTTTACCTGATCACGAAACAATCAAGACAATAGTCGATAATAAGGCGTATTCTGAAAAACTGGCATCCCTTATGCTTCCCGCAGTGAAATTCTCTAAAGTGACCACAGAAGAAGGAATTGAGATCGATGTGAGAATGGTGCTGCCCATCAATTTTGATCCGGGTAAAAAATACCCGGTTATTTTTAATGTTTATGGAGAGCCCTGGGGGCAGGTGGCCACGGATACACAGATTGGTTTATGGAATATTATGATGGCTCAAAAAGGATATGTTGTTGTTAATATGGATAACAGAGGAACGCCCTGTTTAAAAGGAAGCCAATGGAGAAAGAGCATCTATCGGCAGGTGGGCCGTATCAATGTAAGAGATCAGGGCCTTGCTGCAAAGGAACTGCTTAAACTTGATTACCTGGATAATGAAAGAACCAGCGTATGGGGCTGGAGTGGTGGTGGAACAATGACCTTGAATCTGTTATTTAAGTTCCCAGAGATTTATAAAACCGGAGTGGCGGTAGCGGCTGTATCGAATCAGCTGGTGTATGATAATATCTATCAGGAGCGCTACATGGGGCTTCCACAGGAGAATATGCAGGATTTTATTGATGGTTCTCCCGTTACCTATGCTAAAAACCTACAGGGAAACCTACTTTTGATTCACGGAACAGCAGATGATAATGTGCACTATCAGAGTGCTGAAATCCTGATCAATGAGCTGATCAGGCAAAACAAGCAGTTTCAGATGATGGCCTATCCTAACAGGTCACACGGAATTTATGAGGGTGAAAATACCAGAAAGCACCTTTTTACTACCATCACAAATTATATTATGGATCACAATCCGCCAAATGCATCCAATTAACTGTTTATTGAATCGCTGACATGGAATTTATTGATTATTACAAAATACTTGGGGTCGATAAAAAAGCTTCAGAAGCTGATATCAAAAAAGCTTACCGAAAGCTGGCTCGAAAATATCATCCGGACCTGAATCCGAATGATAAGAAGGCTGAGCAAAAATTCAAGGAAATAAATGAAGCCAATGAGGTATTAAGCCATGCGGAGAACCGTAAAAAGTATGACACCTACGGTAAGGACTGGAAGCATGCTGAAGAATTTGAAAAGGCCAAACAGCAAGGGTATTACAGACAGGGAGGTCCTCAATATCAGTCAGGAGGTCAGTCTCAAAGGCAATCATATTCAGGCCATTTTTCTGAAGAAGATTTTTCTGATTTTTTCAGTTCCATGTTTGGTGGCGGAAGGTCATCCCGAGGGAGGTCATCCGCAGGAAGATCTGCGAAATTCAGGGGGCAGGATTTTCATGCAGACCTGCATTTGAGCCTCAATGATGTATACCGCACGCATAAGAGAACTTTGACCGTGGATGGCAAGAATATTAGACTCACCATTCCGGCAGGTGTAAAGGATGGACAGACAATCAAAATAAAAGGTTATGGTGGAGAAGGGGTCAATGGTGGGCCCAAAGGAGATCTTCACATAAGATTTCAGATAGATAATTCCACTGAGTTCAAAAGGGATGGCAATAACCTCTTTAAAACAGTTGATCTGGATATGTACAAGGCTGTACTGGGAGGGGAACTTGTGGTCAGTACCTTTGAGGGAAAGGCAAAATTAAAAGTTAAGGAAGGCACTCAAAACGGAACTCAGGTGAAATTGAAAGGAAAGGGATTTCCTGTATACAAAAAAGAGGGCCAGTTTGGTGACCTGATCATCACCTACCGAATAAAAATTCCTCAGAATCTGAGTCCTAAAGAAAAAGAGTTGTTTAATGAACTGTCAAAAATGAGATAATTATGAAAATGGAGAATTATATTTCTGTCCATCACCTTTGTGATTTGTATGAGGCCAAGATTTCGTTTTTCAGAGAATTGGATGATCAGGGATTACTTGAAATTATTACGCTGGAAGATTCGTTGTATCTGCATAAAGACAGGTTACATGAAGTCGACCGTATTATAAGGATTCATCGTGAGCTCAACGTGAATATTGAAGGAGTGGATGTGGTTCTGAACCTTTTGAACAGGATGGAGAAACTTCAGGCTGAGTTAAGCAGGGTTCAGAGCAGGTTGAGGCTTTATGAAGAAGATTTTTAGTATACCATGTGGAGATTTAAATCAATCAAGAATGATAAAACCATTAAAATTTACAATTTTCTTTATGCTATTGACTATACTTGGTTCCTGTTCCGGTAAAAATGAGAAAGACCAATTGGACAATATGAAAGAAAAACCAGGGGAAGCCGGCCTATGGCTTTCGTATAGTAAAGAGGCTACAGTATTTAAATTGTGGTCACCTGATGCCGACAAGGTCAGGCTGAATTTGTACAAGGCAGGAAAGGGAGGAAAGCCTTATAAACAAATGGACCTGGAACAGACAACGGGTGGTATGGCCTGGATCAAGAAGCTTGACGGGGACTGGAATGGTACCTATTACACTTATCAGATCAAGATGGACGGAGAATGGCTCGATGAAACTCCCGGTATATATGCCAAGGCCGTTGGGGTCAATGGAAAAAGGGCCATGGTGCTGGATATGGAGCTTACTGATCCTTTGAACTGGGATCAGGATAGGGGACCAGAACTGAAATATCCCAATGAGGCCATAATCTATGAGTTGCATATCAGGGATATGACAATTCATCCGGAGTCAGGGTCGTCAGGTCCGGGAACTTATCTGGGGTTAGTGGAATCCGGAACCAGAGGGCCGGATGGAGTAGCCACTGGTATTGATCATTTAAAGGAACTGGGTGTTAATTATGTCCATTTACTACCCACCTTTGATCATTATGCGATCAATGAAAGCAGACTGGACAGTGCGCAATTCAACTGGGGCTACGATCCTCAGAATTACAATGTGCCTGAGGGTTCTTTTTCTTCCGATCCGTTTCAGGCTGAGGTGCGTATCAAGGAGTTTAAAGAGATGGTCAAGACATTTCATGATCATGGTATCGGCGTTATTTTAGATGTGGTTTACAACCATACGGGAAGAACAGAGAATTCAAACTTTAATCTGGAAAATCCTGAATATTATTACAGGTTCAGAGAGGATGGAACTTATTCGGATGCTGCCGCCTGTGGCAATGAAACAGCCTCGGAAAAGATCATGATGCGTAAATTCATCCTGGAATCTGTGAAATACTGGGCAGAAGAATATCATCTGGACGGATTTCGATTTGACCTTATGGGTATTCATGATATTGAAACCATGAATCAAGTGGCTCAAACTCTCAAGGAAGTCAATCCTAATATTTTTGTTTACGGAGAGGGGTGGACGGCCGGAAACAGCCCCTTACCGGAAGAAAAAAGAGCTTTAAAAAAACACATTAGACAAATGCCACAGATCACTGCCTTTAGCGATGATATAAGAGATGGCCTGAAGGGTTCCGTTTTTGAAGATGAAAGTACCGGTTTTGTGAGTGGAGCAAGGGGAACAGAGGAATCGGTAAAGTTTGGTATCGTAGGCTCTATAGATCATCCCCAGGTGGACTACGGTAAAATTAATTATTCTGATGCGCCCTGGGCCAATGATCCCTGGCAGGCAATTTCTTATGTTTCCTGTCATGATAATCATACCTTATTCGATAAGTTGAAAGTGTCCATGCCCGAGGCTGATGAAAAAACGTTGATTGCCATGAATAAGCTGGCCAATGCCGTAGTCATGACCTCTCAGGGGGTTGCGTTTATTCATGCCGGTTCTGAAATGCTCAGGACCAAGGACGAGGAACATAATTCGTA
This DNA window, taken from Lutimonas zeaxanthinifaciens, encodes the following:
- a CDS encoding GNAT family N-acetyltransferase, with translation MKIRRAQTDDLPILNDISISSKRYWGYPEAWIEIWKDDLSLSPEDFESMGIAVICKSSQIIGFCAVSETKSQYEIEHLWILPEFIGKGFGRELLKTSIEMFVADQKDILVTADPHAEAFYYKFGFRTIKSVESTPPGRFLPLMIKKLK
- a CDS encoding chaperone modulator CbpM; this translates as MENYISVHHLCDLYEAKISFFRELDDQGLLEIITLEDSLYLHKDRLHEVDRIIRIHRELNVNIEGVDVVLNLLNRMEKLQAELSRVQSRLRLYEEDF
- a CDS encoding J domain-containing protein gives rise to the protein MEFIDYYKILGVDKKASEADIKKAYRKLARKYHPDLNPNDKKAEQKFKEINEANEVLSHAENRKKYDTYGKDWKHAEEFEKAKQQGYYRQGGPQYQSGGQSQRQSYSGHFSEEDFSDFFSSMFGGGRSSRGRSSAGRSAKFRGQDFHADLHLSLNDVYRTHKRTLTVDGKNIRLTIPAGVKDGQTIKIKGYGGEGVNGGPKGDLHIRFQIDNSTEFKRDGNNLFKTVDLDMYKAVLGGELVVSTFEGKAKLKVKEGTQNGTQVKLKGKGFPVYKKEGQFGDLIITYRIKIPQNLSPKEKELFNELSKMR
- a CDS encoding S9 family peptidase; amino-acid sequence: MKKYFKLVMCLALIPLHLLSAQENEGSQFLSLDRIHSGEFSQSYERTIQWIENGNAYVIIEKSEQNAEADKLVRYDSQTQEQSVFVSASNLVTDGGPLKIESFSLSGDGSKVLIFTNSSRVWRSNTKGDYWVFDRDSGELKQLGGSMEPSSLMFAKFSSNNKNVFYVHKFNVYKENFQTGEVAQLTSDGDGDIINGTFDWVYEEEFGKRDGFSVSNEDSYLAFWHLDASDTGVFYMINNTDSIYSRPIPVQYPKVGQEPSAAKIGVIDLKKGATVWVPLEGGEQENYIPGMQWVSDDLLLIQQMNRHQNTLIVWAYIPSTKALRKVYTEKEKTYIELLYPDISSNSWGSNDLELTPDKDAFLRMTENDGWRHIYKVNINTGEKVLVTPFDYDVASMRVPTKKEVYYMASPENSMQRYLYLTDLKGKGKQKRLTPESFQGVNNYNVSPNGKYAIHTHQSSKIPRTVRFISLPDHETIKTIVDNKAYSEKLASLMLPAVKFSKVTTEEGIEIDVRMVLPINFDPGKKYPVIFNVYGEPWGQVATDTQIGLWNIMMAQKGYVVVNMDNRGTPCLKGSQWRKSIYRQVGRINVRDQGLAAKELLKLDYLDNERTSVWGWSGGGTMTLNLLFKFPEIYKTGVAVAAVSNQLVYDNIYQERYMGLPQENMQDFIDGSPVTYAKNLQGNLLLIHGTADDNVHYQSAEILINELIRQNKQFQMMAYPNRSHGIYEGENTRKHLFTTITNYIMDHNPPNASN
- the pulA gene encoding type I pullulanase, yielding MIKPLKFTIFFMLLTILGSCSGKNEKDQLDNMKEKPGEAGLWLSYSKEATVFKLWSPDADKVRLNLYKAGKGGKPYKQMDLEQTTGGMAWIKKLDGDWNGTYYTYQIKMDGEWLDETPGIYAKAVGVNGKRAMVLDMELTDPLNWDQDRGPELKYPNEAIIYELHIRDMTIHPESGSSGPGTYLGLVESGTRGPDGVATGIDHLKELGVNYVHLLPTFDHYAINESRLDSAQFNWGYDPQNYNVPEGSFSSDPFQAEVRIKEFKEMVKTFHDHGIGVILDVVYNHTGRTENSNFNLENPEYYYRFREDGTYSDAAACGNETASEKIMMRKFILESVKYWAEEYHLDGFRFDLMGIHDIETMNQVAQTLKEVNPNIFVYGEGWTAGNSPLPEEKRALKKHIRQMPQITAFSDDIRDGLKGSVFEDESTGFVSGARGTEESVKFGIVGSIDHPQVDYGKINYSDAPWANDPWQAISYVSCHDNHTLFDKLKVSMPEADEKTLIAMNKLANAVVMTSQGVAFIHAGSEMLRTKDEEHNSYNLPDIINQIDWNWKVEHRQVFEYYRNLITLRKNHPAFRMTSGEAVRKHLSFVRSEPGLIAYEIKDHANGDPWKNILVILNANEHELKYVLKDEWEIALLENDFKLEKTPQVKNVFRMPGISMAILFQR